From Eubalaena glacialis isolate mEubGla1 chromosome 5, mEubGla1.1.hap2.+ XY, whole genome shotgun sequence, one genomic window encodes:
- the OCIAD1 gene encoding OCIA domain-containing protein 1 isoform X2, with the protein MCVGVAGKMNGRADFGEPNAEVPRPIPHIGADYIPTEEERRVFAECSDESFWFRSVPLAATSMLITQGLISKGILSSHPKYGSIPKLIFACIMGYFAGKLSYVKTCQEKFKNLENSPLGEALRSGQTRRSSPTGHYSQKSKYDSDVSGHSSFVTSSEADNIEKETLPHYEPIPFSASMNESTPTGITDHIAQVKVNKYGDTWDE; encoded by the exons ATGTGCGTAGGTGTTGCAG GAAAGATGAATGGAAGGGCTGATTTTGGAGAGCCGAATGCAGAAGTTCCAAGACCAATTCCCC ACATAGGGGCTGATTACATTCcaacagaggaagaaagaagagtctTTGCAGAATGCAGTGATGAAAGCTTCTGGTTCAGAT cTGTACCTTTGGCTGCAACAAGTATGTTGATTACTCAAGGATTGATTagtaaag GAATCCTTTCAAGTCATCCCAAATATGGTTCCATCCCTAAACTTATAT ttGCTTGCATCATGGGATACTTTGCTGGAAAGCTTTCCTATGTGAAAACTTGCCAAGAGAAGTTCAAGAATCTTGAGAATTCCCCTCTTGGAGAAGCTTTACGATCAGGACAGACACGACGATCTTCACCAACTGG GCACTATTCTCAGAAGTCAAAATATGACTCAGATGTGAGTGGTCATTCATCTTTTGTGACATCCTCAGAAGCAGACAACATAGAAAAAGAGACGCTTCCTCATTATGAGCCAATTCCATTCAGTGCTTCTATGAATGAATCTACTCCCACTGGTATTACTGATCATATTGCCCAAG